One Paracidovorax avenae ATCC 19860 genomic region harbors:
- the hflC gene encoding protease modulator HflC — MNRVGFIVSSLLVVLALLSSTLFVVDQRQFGVVYQLGQIKEVITEPGLNFKLPPPFQNVRYIDKRLLTLDSTDTESMLTAEKQRVVIDWYVRWRISDPSEYIRNVGLDENAGALQLNRVVRNAFQEEINRRTVKELLSAKRDALMSDVKKEVLEVVKGSKPWGVDVVDVRITRVDYVEAITESVYRRMEAERKRVANELRSTGAAEGEKIRADADRQREITIANAYRDAQKLKGEGDAEAARIYADAFGRDAQFAQFYRSLEAYKSSFSKKSDVVVVDPSSSEFFKNFRGNAASPAPRN; from the coding sequence GTGAACAGAGTCGGATTCATCGTTTCCTCCCTGCTGGTGGTGCTCGCCCTGCTCAGCTCCACGTTGTTCGTCGTGGACCAGCGCCAGTTCGGCGTGGTGTACCAGTTGGGGCAGATCAAGGAAGTCATCACCGAGCCGGGCCTCAACTTCAAGCTGCCCCCGCCGTTCCAGAACGTGCGCTACATCGACAAGCGCCTGCTCACGCTGGACAGCACCGACACGGAGTCCATGCTGACCGCTGAAAAGCAGCGCGTGGTGATCGACTGGTACGTGCGCTGGCGCATCTCCGACCCTTCGGAGTACATCCGCAACGTCGGCCTCGACGAGAACGCCGGCGCCCTGCAGCTGAACCGGGTCGTCCGCAATGCCTTCCAGGAAGAGATCAACCGCCGCACGGTCAAGGAGCTGCTGTCCGCCAAGCGCGACGCGCTCATGTCGGACGTGAAGAAGGAAGTCCTGGAGGTCGTCAAGGGCAGCAAGCCCTGGGGCGTGGATGTCGTCGATGTCCGCATCACCCGCGTCGATTACGTCGAGGCCATTACCGAGTCGGTCTATCGCCGCATGGAAGCCGAGCGCAAGCGCGTGGCGAACGAACTCCGCTCCACCGGTGCCGCCGAAGGCGAGAAGATCCGCGCCGACGCCGACCGGCAGCGCGAGATCACCATCGCCAACGCGTACCGTGATGCCCAGAAGCTGAAGGGGGAGGGCGATGCCGAGGCAGCGCGCATCTATGCGGATGCGTTCGGTCGCGATGCCCAGTTCGCCCAGTTCTACCGGAGCCTCGAAGCCTACAAGTCGAGCTTCAGCAAGAAGAGCGATGTGGTGGTGGTCGATCCGTCGTCCTCCGAGTTCTTCAAGAACTTCCGCGGAAACGCGGCGTCTCCCGCTCCCCGCAACTGA